The Cellulomonas shaoxiangyii sequence GCCACTCGCGCAGGAGCTCGACGTTCGCGTCGTGCTCGTCGCTGGTGGCTGCGAAGCGGGTCTCCCCCGTCTCCAGGTTGATGGCCGTCCAGAAGATCCAGTCGCCCGCCTCGGGGTTCAGCACCGCGTCGATCGACTTCTCCCCGGGCGACGCGATCGGCGTCGGGGGCAGGCCCACGTGCCGGTACGTGTTGTACGGGTTGGACGCGTCGCGCGTCATCTCGGTCGTCAGCTCGGTGCCGTTGATGCCGAGGCCGTACGCGACGGCGGCGTCGATCTGCAGGATCATGTCGCGCTCGAGGCGGTTCTCGATGGCGCGCGCCATCTTCGGGCGGTCCGGGTCGTACCGCGCCTCGCGCTCGACGAGCGAGGCCTTGTTCAGCACCGTCTCCCACTGGTCCTGCGCGACGCCCTTCGCGCTGAGCACCTCGACGGTCTTGGCGACCATCTGGCGCAGCACGCCGGCGGCGTCGGTGCCGGGCTCCACCTGGTACGTCGACGGGAACAGCCAGCCCTCGACGTTGCCGCCGGCCTCGGCCGGCAGGCCGATCGCCGCCGGGTCGGCCGCGGCGGCCTGCAGCTGGTCGACCGGGATCAGCGTGACCTCCTTGATCCGCTCGTAGATCTGGGTGGCCGTGTACCCCTCGGGGATCGTGACCTTGGTCGAGACGCGGTTCTTGGCGTCGAGCAGCGCCAGCACGGCGTCGGACGCCTTCATCTCCAGGAGCAGCTGGTAGGTGCCCGGCTGGATGGAGGCCGCGTCCACGTTCGCCGTGTAGGCGTCGAGGAACGCGTCCTCGGTGGCCACGACA is a genomic window containing:
- the mltG gene encoding endolytic transglycosylase MltG produces the protein MSNQTEWWAPVKSDESVAELFGGERVGGTGEPGGREPRRRSRSSGRKREERLRKQRRRRSVAVLIVALVMVVGAAYVVFSVLGGAALFGARGGSQEAQVEDFPGPGRPGASPVVVNAGDTGAAMAATLAGAGVVATEDAFLDAYTANVDAASIQPGTYQLLLEMKASDAVLALLDAKNRVSTKVTIPEGYTATQIYERIKEVTLIPVDQLQAAAADPAAIGLPAEAGGNVEGWLFPSTYQVEPGTDAAGVLRQMVAKTVEVLSAKGVAQDQWETVLNKASLVEREARYDPDRPKMARAIENRLERDMILQIDAAVAYGLGINGTELTTEMTRDASNPYNTYRHVGLPPTPIASPGEKSIDAVLNPEAGDWIFWTAINLETGETRFAATSDEHDANVELLREWQAANGG